A region from the Desulfomarina profundi genome encodes:
- a CDS encoding TMEM43 family protein — MGKDTFSITTEKSWFSRIGNAFKGILAGILMVLLSLGLLFWNEGRAVERYKTLVEGGGKVLSIDRDHVSPENDGKLVHISGKPETEEVLTDPDFGVSASAIKLIRHVEMYQWQESRRTKKKKKLGGGEETVTTYSYSQEWSGRLIDSRGFQQQNGHENPETMVYRPKTVMASHVRLGAFTLPQSLLTRLGNKVPFTVPADAEPKGTAAGSIRQGNGFYLGGDPSHPEIGDMRISFSVVLPTEISIVARQTGSTFKPYHTVAGGNIELLETGIHTADSMFSKARQSNTILTWMLRFAGFFLMTVGLSMILSPLVVLADVVPMIGSIIGAGTTVIAALFSAVLSCVTIGIAWLFYRPMLGFTVLGAAFLIGVLLFRRIRGSEPVMPPPVPPEEPPPVP, encoded by the coding sequence TTCAGCATAACAACAGAGAAGTCCTGGTTCAGTCGTATCGGCAATGCGTTTAAGGGTATCCTGGCAGGCATATTGATGGTTTTGCTTTCCCTTGGTCTGCTCTTCTGGAACGAGGGAAGGGCTGTGGAGCGCTATAAAACCCTGGTAGAAGGTGGCGGAAAGGTTCTTTCTATTGACAGGGATCATGTTAGTCCTGAAAATGACGGAAAACTTGTCCATATAAGTGGAAAACCTGAAACTGAAGAGGTTTTAACTGATCCTGACTTCGGCGTTTCCGCTTCGGCAATTAAGCTGATTCGTCATGTGGAGATGTACCAGTGGCAGGAATCGCGCAGGACAAAAAAGAAAAAGAAACTTGGCGGAGGTGAGGAGACCGTAACCACCTACAGTTATAGTCAGGAATGGTCCGGACGGCTTATTGATTCAAGGGGATTTCAGCAGCAAAACGGCCATGAAAATCCAGAGACAATGGTTTACAGGCCAAAAACAGTAATGGCTTCTCATGTTCGTCTCGGTGCATTTACCCTGCCGCAATCACTCCTCACAAGACTGGGAAACAAGGTACCTTTCACCGTGCCTGCGGATGCAGAACCCAAGGGTACTGCTGCCGGGAGTATAAGGCAAGGAAACGGATTTTATCTGGGCGGTGATCCTTCTCATCCTGAAATTGGTGATATGAGGATCAGTTTCTCTGTTGTCTTACCTACGGAAATAAGTATTGTGGCACGCCAGACTGGTTCAACCTTCAAGCCTTATCATACTGTAGCGGGTGGCAATATAGAATTGCTTGAGACCGGTATACATACGGCAGATTCAATGTTTTCAAAGGCCAGGCAATCCAACACCATTTTGACCTGGATGCTCCGTTTTGCCGGTTTTTTCCTGATGACGGTTGGCTTGAGCATGATCCTTTCCCCCCTTGTTGTTCTTGCTGATGTCGTACCGATGATCGGTTCGATTATCGGAGCTGGAACGACTGTTATAGCGGCACTTTTTTCCGCTGTGTTGTCCTGTGTAACTATTGGTATTGCATGGCTCTTTTACAGGCCGATGCTCGGTTTTACTGTTCTC